The Podospora bellae-mahoneyi strain CBS 112042 chromosome 7, whole genome shotgun sequence genome includes a window with the following:
- a CDS encoding hypothetical protein (EggNog:ENOG503P8XS), whose translation MSDDVFRRTGRGGAGNYYSKKDIEDVQKDSEASADLEAQADLTKTATTIQQQPAPVPYSRGGRGGAGNFYGAADTAASAKQQSEDAERTKKAVAASIAARQKTGGTGRGGAGNYGAAAIPGADLLTPEDEQRKKLVEEEMEMKVLKEVEDQLGKPPGAYHRPGPEE comes from the exons ATGTCCGACGACGTATTTCGCCGTACGGGCCGTGGGGGGGCTGGCAACTATTACAGCAAGAAGGATATAGAGGATGTCCAGAAGGATTCGGAGGCTTCTGCT GACCTCGAAGCCCAAGCCGACCTCACCAAgactgccaccaccatccagcaacaacccgCCCCCGTCCCCTATTCCCGCggcggcagaggaggagccggtAACTTCTACGGCGCAGCAGACACGGCTGCCTCGGCCAAGCAGCAGTCCGAAGACGCGGAGCGCACCAAAAAGGCCGTCGCCGCAAGCATAGCAGCCCGTCAAAAGACCGGCGGGACTGGCCGTGGTGGGGCAGGTAATTACGGAGCGGCTGCCATCCCAGGGGCGGACTTGCTGACGCCGGAAGACGAGCAGCGGAAaaagttggtggaggaggagatggagatgaaggtgCTGAAGGAAGTCGAAGATCAGCTGGGCAAGCCGCCGGGGGCATACCATAGGCCTGGGCCGGAGGAGTGA
- the STB3 gene encoding DNA-binding proteins Bright/BRCAA1/RBP1 and proteins containing BRIGHT domain (EggNog:ENOG503P0XS; COG:S) → MACPRFLPLTLLLVSTKQQHRDQLNHDDIKSYKRDPANTSFARQDTNRLPPVKSNKAAHINLLRSFEAARSNSTPKSVNMATMATAARDIATTSSPSPGRDNLTAVAAARSVPVTTHPNNLPTPPNSISPNLPPVGLRAHLMRAGVEPSVDSDLELHDRDAHDDEHSGPGSPPYDSAGAITSPMLANCHLPEILLGQGPLPIRHIMGYLTTTVPGFAGIPPAKARRLVVAALEGKGNGGVGSGPDGDVEFIKVGWGRWHAKRRGQGSRATAAAYDPPSRRTSPGGSSYPTSIPINKGGPGWHHLDRSRLAAMLGTSAGGASSAAFSHDDRLNEDRFMNMMDHEADKMSLDGSGSASCSEAPDEDFPMDRDDPEDATDDEDWAAVGAAALRASSYQAQSDNQRHLSPFNNVYSSSMRSFSGGMARPPQLNFKIPPSGLAGVMVADAQERDAVEALLQLGSV, encoded by the exons ATGGCCTGTCCACGATTCCTGCCGCTGACCCTTCTCTTGGTCTCGACAAAGCAACAACATCGCGACCAACTAAACCACGACGACATCAAGTCTTACAAGAGAGA CCCAGCCAACACCTCTTTTGCCCGACAAGACACGAATCGTCTTCCCCCGGTCAAAAGTAACAAAGCTGCCCATATCAACTTGCTCCGGTCCTTTG AAGCGGCTCGAAGCAACTCAACACCCAAAAGTGTCAATATGGCGACCATGGCTACTGCTGCTCGCGATATCGcgacgacctcctccccctctcccggcCGAGACAACTTAACTGCTGTAGCGGCCGCCCGGAGTGTCCCTGTGACGACCCATCCGAACAACCTGCCGACTCCCCCCAACTCGATATCTCCCAACCTGCCTCCGGTAGGCCTTCGCGCCCACCTGATGAGGGCGGGCGTCGAGCCCTCGGTCGACTCCGACCTGGAACTGCACGACCGCGACGCTCATGACGATGAGCACTCCGGTCCGGGATCGCCCCCGTACGACTCGGCCGGAGCCATCACGTCACCCATGTTGGCCAACTGCCACCTGCCCGAGATCCTGCTGGGTCAGGGCCCGTTGCCGATTCGCCACATTATGGGTTATCTGACCACGACGGTGCCCGGCTTCGCGGGCATCCCGCCTGCCAAAGCCCGGAGGCTGGTCGTGGCCGCACtagagggaaagggaaacgGTGGCGTGGGCAGCGGCCCGGATGGTGACGTAGAGTTTATCAAGGTGGGCTGGGGACGGTGGCATGCGAAGCGGAGGGGCCAGGGCAGCAGAGCTACAGCTGCCGCCTACGACCCTCCCTCGCGCCGCACGTCGCCCGGCGGGAGCTCCTACCCGACAAGCATCCCTATCAACAAGGGCGGCCCTGGGTGGCACCACTTGGACCGGTCTCGACTCGCAGCCATGCTCGGGACGAGCGCCGGCGGCGCCTCATCAGCAGCCTTCTCTCATGACGACCGTCTCAACGAAGACCGGTTCATGAACATGATGGACCACGAGGCCGACAAAATGTCGCTCGACGGATCAGGATCCGCATCGTGCTCCGAGGCGCCCGATGAGGATTTTCCCATGGACCGCGACGACCCCGAGGACGCaaccgacgacgaggactgGGCAGCCGTCGGTGCGGCGGCGCTTCGAGCGTCATCCTATCAGGCCCAGTCCGACAACCAAAGACACCTCTCCCCTTTCAACAACGTATATTCTTCCAGCATGCGCTCCTTCTCCGGCGGCATGGCGCGGCCACCTCAGCTCAACTTCAAGATCCCACCATCGGGCTTGGCGGGAGTCATGGTGGCCGACGCACAGGAGCGCGACGCCGTGGAggctcttcttcagcttggATCTGTCTGA
- a CDS encoding hypothetical protein (EggNog:ENOG503Q4MZ), whose amino-acid sequence MAAPEAIQPVVDEAISPRQDAPPSIEQAMHESIKSIENITPLNPLDLRADPDAQATVSDFLDFTEYLPADMMRSLTLIGQLDQAYIDSSNNIDDLTTQWGQLPSLPAGAKSKNTPVELRSLVSENLHHALNSRVYSHAEAQRMAENVNRHLNRAKIILAKLQAMQDNYQELEEQQKSPVANRSPQMSRGPKITLKIDGQKVRRPRVPRITVPGEVLAPYDINFDAYTTGSESSSEEEDDAVSSSRVTPAPRIKVVKGSTRPPKSSVPRAPRPRTSVPPPNVPGGLSTSAVMAQLVPPPENAVPGSADAPWCQLTAFELARLRKRMKKNAAWTPSDTMVARELAALGRGVDAFKAAKKKAEDEGRVFEGAMPVPTIDPHTGEKRMPLGALTVDALASDDKNITNRGMKLNEAKKLKREQLAKLAADEAEQSAAMFREQARMIMGGVPQPAAVADAKAIKSKAPKKRKRDSMPGTEAEGAEEQETAADGSQQAQRPQFKRTKTETPVPPPVITSGNSLGPPQETPVQLPQRTNAVLHSTTPIPLPNLSQDQSITAKPASVISATSPAGSTAGPSSVPTLAPIKLPTTETPIPPPVISPQKSVTPILPPVRETRQKQATRSQDQQQQSQPQQLPPGAVSGVASKATSRTASPELVAPKPDPDAAPAPAPAPAQPASTVVTRRPASRGKASSQEPALPHHPPSLAADRPRRTSTARNTPAPPDVAAALSSHATVTTSATAASTTAATAPTAAGNSTTRPASKRAGKRPAPGVISRTNSGGNSAVGTRKAAPRKKQSAAAGSRTAGGGNKKEKEVAATPVETHGGTAEVEVDDEGNVIDPEEPRYCLCNRVSFGTMIQCDNVDQCKQEWFHLECVGLEDIPARTTKWYCPDCRKALKIGERGEVSARGVRA is encoded by the exons ATGGCTGCTCCAGAGGCCATTCAACCCGTTGTCGACGAGGCCATCTCTCCGCGACAGGATGCGCCACCGTCCATCGAGCAGGCTATGCACGAGTCCATCAAGTCCATCGAAAATATCACGCCGCTCAATCCCCTCGACCTCCGAGCCGACCCCGATGCCCAGGCCACCGTTAGTGACTTCCTCGACTTTACCGAGTACCTCCCGGCCGATATGATGCGTTCTTTGACCCTGATTGGCCAACTCGACCAGGCCTACATCGATTCCTCGAACAACATCGACGACCTCACAACACAATGGGGCcagctccccagcctcccgGCTGGTGCTAAGAGCAAGAATACACCGGTGGAGCTGCGCAGCCTCGTGTCGGAAAACCTACACCATGCCCTCAACTCTCGCGTCTATTCCCATGCCGAAGCGCAACGGATGGCCGAGAATGTGAACCGTCATCTCAACCGTGCCAAGATCATTCTCGCAAAATTGCAGGCTATGCAGGATAACTACCAAGAGTTGGAGGAGCAACAAAAGAGCCCAGTGGCCAACAGGTCGCCTCAGATGTCGAGAGGGCCAAAGATTACACTGAAAATAGACGGACAGAAAGTGCGCAGGCCGAGAGTGCCTAGGATCACAGTTCCTGGCGAGGTGTTGGCGCCATACGATATCAACTTTGACGCATACACCACGGGATCGGAGAGCAGttcggaggaagaggatgacgcAGTATCTTCCAGCCGGGTGACTCCGGCTCCGCGCATCAAGGTCGTGAAAGGATCAACAAGGCCGCCCAAGTCGAGTGTTCCAAGGGCGCCAAGACCCAGGACATctgtcccccctcccaatgTGCCCGGTGGGCTATCCACCAGTGCTGTCATGGCACAGCTCGTCCCTCCACCCGAAAACGCAGTCCCAGGAAGCGCCGATGCTCCATGGTGTCAGCTCACTGCGTTTGAACTGGCAAGACTTCGTAAGAGAATGAAGAAGAACGCGGCTTGGACTCCAAGTGATACCATGGTTGCGCGAGAGCTAGCCGCGCTCGGACGAGGCGTCGATGCCTTCAAAGCTGCGAAGAAAAAGGCAGAGGacgaggggagggtgtttgagGGGGCGATGCCGGTGCCGACGATCGACCCTCACACCGGCGAGAAGAGGATGCCGCTCGGGGCTTTGACTGTGGATGCTTTGGCGTCGGATGACAAGAATATCACAAACCGTGGCATGAAACTGAACGAGGCTAAGAAACTCAAGAGGGAGCAACTGGCCAAGCTGGCAGCGGACGAAGCCGAACAGTCGGCTGCCATGTTCCGGGAACAGGCACGGATGATTATGGGGGGCGTGCCTCAACCAGCTGCTGTCGCGGATGCCAAAGCAATCAAGAGCAAGGCTCCGAAGAAGCGGAAACGAGATTCGATGCCGGGAACTGAGGCCGAAGGTGCTGAGGAACAGGAGACCGCGGCGGATGGCAGTCAACAGGCTCAGAGGCCACAGTTTAAGAGAACCAAGACGGAGACGCCTGTACCGCCGCCAGTAATAACCTCTGGGAATTCTTTGGGCCCGCCTCAGGAAACGCCGGTCCAGCTTCCCCAGAGGACAAATGCGGTCTTGCACTCTACGACGCCTATACCTTTACCAAACCTTTCTCAGGACCAGTCAATAACGGCCAAGCCGGCATCAGTAATATCAGCTACCTCACCCGCCGGTAGCACCGCCGGGCCTTCGAGCGTCCCGACATTGGCACCCATCAAACTGCCGACTACCGAGACTCCTATACCACCGCCAGTGATTTCACCGCAGAAGTCAGTGACGCCCATCCTGCCTCCTGTGAGAGAGACCCGCCAAAAGCAGGCCACTCGGTCGCAagatcagcaacaacagtcacaaccacagcagcttCCACCAGGGGCCGTGTCAGGAGTCGCAAGCAAGGCCACGTCAAGGACAGCAAGCCCCGAGCTGGTTGCACCAAAGCCAGATCCCGACGCTgctcctgcccctgcccctgcccctgcccaaccagcatcaacagtCGTAACCCGCCGCCCAGCTTCGAGAGGAAAAGCGTCAAGCCAAGAGCCAGCactacctcaccaccccccatctctGGCAGCAGACCGTCCCCGCCGGACTAGCACCGCCCGAAAcacccctgcccctccaGATGTAGCCGCTGCCCTATCTTCTCACGCAACCGTGACGACTTCTGCCACTGCTGCtagcaccaccgccgccactgCTCCCACCGCTGCCGgcaactccaccaccagaccGGCCAGCAAACGAGCCGGCAAGCGCCCTGCTCCCGGCGTCATCAGCCGGACCAATAGCGGCGGTAACAGCGCCGTGGGTACGCGCAAGGCggcgccgaggaagaagcagagCGCTGCTGCCGGGTCAAGAACTGCTGGTGGCGGtaacaagaaggagaaagaggTGGCGGCGACGCCGGTGGAAACACACGGCGGGACGgcagaggtggaggtggatgacgAGGGGAATGTGATTGATCCGGAGGAGCCGAGATATTGTCTGTGTAATCGGGTCAGCTTTGGGACGATGATTCAGTGTGATAACGTTGAT CAATGCAAACAGGAGTGGTTTCACTTGGAGTGTGTCGGGTTGGAGGACATTCCGGCGAGGACGACGAAGTGGTATTGTCCGGACTGCAGGAAGGCGTTGAagattggggagaggggggaggttagtgccaggggggtgagggcgtAG
- a CDS encoding hypothetical protein (EggNog:ENOG503PFUU), with the protein MKEATSPSTKSSISTPSSPASQATITHTFSPASSSTVTAAPSPALTSTTLAPSPSTTVNIPSPSATEDIPTTTTTTTTMYEYESIMTFDQPMIMGYDPSGSSSSYTTPSSASGAVVKKKKSIKSETSIDLRGPLEVDGSVKSMASIKFDGDFAVRDRVEAYGDVGVHGTLNCSSRMKSMGNVKINGNATFGDKVKIFGKLKINGSLEVNGDLEVWGALTVNGYLKCRNLTVHASLTTVDSSWYEAESETVHGAKLVQRSGYVG; encoded by the exons ATGAAAGAAGCCACCTCTCCTTCGACAAAGAGTTCTATATCTACCCCATCGTCACCAGCATCTCAAGCAACAATTACACACACATTCTCACCGgcatcctcttcaacagTTACTGCTGCTCCTTCGCCAGCTTTGACATCAACAACTCTtgctccttcaccttcaacaacagTCAACATTCCTTCCCCATCTGCAACGGAAGAcattccaacaacaacaacaacaacaacaacaatgtaCGAGTACGAAAGCATCATGACCTTTGACCAGCCCATGATTATGGGCTACGACCCCTCTggctcttcctcgtcgtacaccaccccctcatctGCTTCTGGAGCCgtggtcaagaagaagaagagcatcAAGTCTGAGACTTCGATTGACCTCCGCGGCCCATTGGAAGTCGATGGCTCAGTCAAGTCAATGGCGAGCATCAAGTTTGACGGGGACTTTGCCGTCAGGGATAGAGTGGAGGCTTATGGGGATGTGGGTGTTCACGGCACACTCAATTGCAG CTCACGAATGAAGTCAATGGGCAATGTGAAAATCAACGGAAACGCCACATTCGGGGACAAGGTCAAGATCTTTGGGAAGCTGAAGATCAACGGGAGTCTGGAAGTCAATGGTGACTTGGAGGTGTGGGGGGCGTTGACGGTGAACGGATATCTGAAGTGCAGGAACTTGACGGTTCATGCCTCCCTCACAACGGTGGATAGCTCGTGGTATGAGGCGGAGAGCGAGACGGTTCATGGGGCGAAGTTGGTGCAGAGGAGTGGTTATGTTGGTTGA
- a CDS encoding hypothetical protein (EggNog:ENOG503P0UP; COG:S), whose protein sequence is MTSSSSVPGGLTLSRQSHSRNHSHSIIGATLNGTHRVTRRKSMTNTGANVAAVAAAFTEPGDGPMPLQISARRNTLSKNGLSRSVVAGSLPSPPASLPSRRFLAGTGMSNLQENAIDDELNDASGDDADSAFQKARVRRASDGQPLVKEGGRKSNRPELRCEKCGKGYKHSSCLTKHLWEHTPEWSYTSKLLISKHQQVQLLEAASVLVAMNKDSATTPPDSARDFNSEQGSASPPASGFSDPQDRSSADTTPPPQLDAVGAANGSYRNFSKRFSNGSGISRSYQSAPFGSSALGSVPNGSGFSHFRQLSQDQRPTSSGRNATGPADSELAAALLGCSFSSHNGSSRTVHLPADAPPVPPLPTKFLEEAMLGSSFMNSYPSRAPESFTRGELRRVDVKMEEAESVMDEDDEDMRSRGRSEEDDDGVFGRMEE, encoded by the exons AtgacctcgtcgtcgtccgtCCCAGGGGGCCTCACCCTGAGCCGCCAATCCCACTCCCGAAACCACTCCCACTCCATCATCGGAGCCACCCTCAACGGCACCCACCGCGTTACCCGTCGCAAGAGCATGACAAACACGGGCGCTAATGTTGCAGCCGTAGCTGCTGCCTTTACGGAACCCGGCGACGGGCCCATGCCCCTCCAGATCTCGGCCCGCCGAAACACACTGTCCAAGAATGGCCTCTCCCGGTCCGTGGTAGCTGGCAGCCTGCCGTCTCCGCCAGCAAGCCTGCCCAGTCGCAGATTCCTGGCCGGGACAGGCATGAGCAACTTGCAGGAGAATGCGATCGACGACGAGCTCAATGACGCATCGGGGGATGACGCCGATTCGGCCTTCCAGAAAGCTCGCGTTAGAAGAGCAAGCGACGGACAGCCCCTGGTCAAGGAAGGTGGACGCAAGAGCAATCGCCCAGAGCTTCGCTGCGAGAAGTGCGGGAAGGGATACAAGCATAGCAGCTGCCTGACCAAGCATTT GTGGGAACATACCCCCGAATGGTCCTACACCTCCAAGCTCTTGATTTCGAAGCACCAGCAGGTGCAGCTGCTCGAGGCTGCTTCGGTACTCGTTGCTATGAACAAGGACTCAGCCACCACGCCCCCAGATTCGGCCCGGGACTTCAACAGCGAACAGGGTTCGGCGTCGCCCCCAGCAAGCGGCTTCTCGGATCCCCAGGACCGGAGCTCGGCCGATaccaccccgccgccgcagctGGATGCTGTCGGCGCTGCGAACGGGTCGTACAGAAACTTCAGCAAGAGGTTCAGCAACGGCAGTGGGATTTCCCGGTCATATCAGTCTGCGCCTTTTGGAAGTTCAGCTCTTGGCAGCGTTCCAAACGGATCCGGGTTTAGCCACTTCCGGCAGCTGAGCCAGGACCAAAGACCAACATCGTCTGGCAGAAATGCTACCGGTCCGGCCGACAGcgagcttgctgctgccctgcTGGGTTGCAGTTTCAGTAGCCACAACGGGTCTTCGCGGACGGTCCACCTTCCGGCCGACGCACCTCCCGTGCCGCCCCTCCCTACCAAGTTCCTCGAGGAGGCCATGTTGGGCAGCAGCTTCATGAACAGTTACCCCAGCAGGGCTCCAGAGAGTTTCACCCGAGGAGAGCTCCGCCGTGTAGACgtcaagatggaggaagCCGAGAGCGTCAtggacgaagacgacgaggacatgCGCTCCCGCGGACGAAGcgaagaggacgacgacggtgtATTCGGCCGAATGGAGGAATAA
- the TOP3 gene encoding DNA topoisomerase (BUSCO:EOG09260XL0; COG:L; EggNog:ENOG503NU4N) → MEGTRRSLYVQVGVLSRLSSHRDSVVRAHHIYNLKKSRFGVSSNIQSHVANCSSALFFFFFSTHSPSLAKSAAKTTKPTSTKTTKSSPTSSTKISKASTKTSSAKTEQPTIDTKPNNIMTRVLCVAEKPSIAKAVAQHLSGGQYQTANTSDKYTKNYSFTFNFGPGLGDSNVTMTAVRGHLTTAEFPPTYKSWSHPPPDSLFDAPITTVTTPDCKAIARNIETLARSSSVLIIWTDCDREGEHIGSEIRDAALKGNRNIQVRRARFSNVERGHILSAARRLVALDQRQVDAVAARIELDLRIGFAFTRFLTNNLRGLGGPMGELMISYGSCQFPTLGFVVDRYFRVKNFVPEAFWSIKLVHEREGMKVSFGWARNRLFDRAAVTILYERCLRAREAVVKKVQEKPTKKWKPLPLTTVELQKMATRFLRMTGQQAMTVAEKLYNKGFISYPRTETDRFDKGMNLRGLVEKQFPDGRWGAFARELIEGGRFNQPRQGKNDDKAHPPIHPITYAAPTVLDEQERKVYEFVVRRFLACCSDDAKGMATDVEVGYGEEMFAAHGVIVLERNYLDVYPYENWTGTAMLPKFEVGERFEPTEAMMTEGKTSPPSYLTEADLIALMDANGIGTDATMAEHIEKIQERQYVVTVPRGGGGGAGGAEEDNEPPPAAGRGRGRGRGRGGRAARGGRGGARGGGAGGGGGGDGVKEFIPTSLGVALIMGFDRMSFEISLGKPFLRKETELMMKAICEGRSTKQEFLQSNIHQYRTVYHQSSAELNTLKAACRQYVFNNGNG, encoded by the exons ATGGAAggcacgaggaggagcttaTACGTGCAGGTTGGAGTCTTGAGCAGGCTTTCCTCTCATCGCGACTCGGTTGTGAGAGCACATCATATCTATAATTTGAAGAAGTCTAGATTTGGAGTCTCATCCAACATTCAATCTCATGTTGCCAATTGCAGCTctgctctcttcttcttcttcttctccactCACTCTCCTTCACTAGCAAAGTCCGCGGCAAAAACTACGAAACCAACTTCAACCAAAACAACCAAATCGTCACCAACTTCATCGACTAAGATATCGAAGGCTTCCACCAAGACCTCATCAGCAAAAACTGAACAACCAACCATCGACACAAaacccaacaacatcatgacACGCGTCCTCTGCGTGGCTGAAAAGCCCTCCATCGCCAAAGCAGTCGCCCAACACCTCTCCGGAGGCCAATATCAAACC GCGAACACCTCAGACAAATACACCAAAAACtactccttcaccttcaactTCGGCCCCGGCCTGGGCGACTCCAACGTAACCATGACCGCCGTCCGCggccacctcaccaccgccgaatTCCCCCCCACCTACAAATCCTGgtcccacccaccccccgacTCCCTCTTCGAcgcccccatcaccaccgtcacAACCCCTGACTGCAAAGCCATAGCCCGCAACATCGAAACCCTCGCCCGgtcctcctccgtcctcatcatctggACCGACTGCGACCGCGAGGGGGAGCACATCGGCTCCGAAATCCGCGACGCCGCGCTCAAGGGGAACAGGAACATCCAGGTCAGGCGAGCGCGGTTTTCAAATGTGGAGAGGGGGCACATACTCAGcgcggcgaggaggttggtggcgcTGGATCAGCGGCAGGTTGATGCCGTGGCGGCGAGGATTGAGCTGGATTTGAGGATCGGGTTTGCTTTCACAAGGTTCTTGACGAATAACCtgcgggggttggggggtcCGATGGGGGAGTTGATGATCAGTTATGGGTCTTGTCAGTTTCCCACTCTGGGGTTTGTCGTCGATCGGTACTTTCGGGTCAAGAATTTTGTTCCCGAGGCGTTTTGGAGTATCAAGCTTGTTCacgagagggaggggatgaaggTGAGCTTTGGCTGGGCGCGGAATCGACTGTTTGATcgggcggcggtgacgatTCTGTATGAACGCTGCCTGAGAGCGAGGGAAGCGGTGGTGAAAAAGGTTCAGGAGAAGCCCACCAAAAAGTGGAAGCCTCTCCCGCTTACGACGGTGGAATTACAAAAAATGGCGACgaggtttttgaggatgACGGGTCAACAGGCTATGACGGTGGCGGAGAAGCTGTACAACAAGGGGTTTATCTCTTATCCGAGGACGGAGACGGACAGGTTTGACAAGGGGATGAACCTGAGAGGGTTGGTCGAGAAGCAGTTTCCTGACGGGAGGTGGGGGGCTTTCGCGAGGGAGTTGattgagggggggaggttcAACCAGCCGAGGCAGGGGAAGAATGATGATAAGGCTCATCCGCCTATCCACCCTATCACCTACGCGGCGCCGACGGTGCTGGATGAGCAGGAGAGAAAGGTGTATGAgtttgtggtgaggaggtttttggcTTGTTGCTCGGATGATGCCAAGGGGATGGCGACGGATGTGGAGGTGGGgtatggggaggagatgtttgCTGCGCATGGGGTTATTGTGCTGGAGAGGAATTATCTGGATGTGTACCCCTACGAAAACTGGACGGGGACGGCCATGTTGCCCAAGtttgaggtgggggagaggtttgagCCGACCGAGGCCATGATGACGGAGGGGAAGACGAGCCCGCCGAGTTACTTGACCGAGGCGGATCTGATTGCGTTGATGGATGCGAATGGGATTGGGACGGATGCCACGATGGCGGAGCACATTGAGAAGATCCAGGAGAGGCAATATGTGGTTACGGTGccgagggggggagggggaggagctggtggtgccgaggaagataatgagcctcctcctgctgctgggcgaggccgtgggagaggaagggggaggggtggacgAGCTGCTCgtggcgggagaggaggggcgagaggcggtggtgctggcggaggagggggtggtgatggtgtcaaGGAATTTATCCCGACCAGTCTCGGAGTTGCCCTTATCATGGGTTTCGACAGGATGAGCTTCGAGATCAGTCTTGGGAAGCCGTTTCTACGAAAGGAGACGGAGCTCATGATGAAAGCCATCTGCGAGGGCAGGTCGACCAAGCAAGAGTTTCTGCAGAGCAACATACACCAGTACAGGACAGTATACCATCAGTCCTCGGCGGAGCTCAATACACTCAAAGCA GCCTGCAGACAATACGTCTtcaacaacggcaacggGTAA
- the PAM18 gene encoding mitochondrial import inner membrane translocase subunit TIM14 (EggNog:ENOG503P48T; COG:O), protein MSKAPAQTPQTSSQQTRKPESEMSAVAIGAGVAVAAFLGRAGLVAWRRSRGGVGALGKAFYKGGFEPRMNKREAALILSLQESSITKDKVRKAHRTLMLLNHPDRGGSPYLATKVNEAKEFLEKTTSS, encoded by the exons ATGTCCAAAGCCCCTGCGCAGACACCCCAAACCTCGTCTCAACAAACCCGCAAACCCGAATCCGAAATGTCCGCAGTAGCCATCGGCGCAGGAGTAGCAGTTGCTGCCTTCCTC GGCAGAGCAGGCCTCGTAGCCTGGCGTCGCTCCCGCGGCGGCGTCGGCGCCCTCGGCAAAGCCTTTTACAAGGGCGGCTTCGAGCCCAGGATGAACAAGCGCGAGGCGGCGCTGATCCTGTCGCTTCAGGAGAGCTCCATCACAAAGGACAAGGTCAGGAAGGCGCACAGGACGCTGATGCTGCTCAACCATCCTGATCGCGGGGGGAGTCCGTACTTGGCGACCAAGGTGAACGAGGCGAAGGAGTTTTTGGAGAAGACTACTTCTTCGTAG
- a CDS encoding hypothetical protein (EggNog:ENOG503P1F5): MPRIKEAAADALTAVEKASDTVAHLATRAEIAAGDAVVAAPATIARSLPGDTARLALGVGMSFGVEVVGRWVVRYLTKGEGVDGMLEDGRDDLVVVGWRILVLALGWLSDFDGWDLASLALLSHGPATFLVSVFYGIRWLTAGAYLGVEVVSTALPFLLLRHLSGDGGKESAATPNREIVTDKWIQLLTSLQAGLVYSVVLFLAGRTFLSDVFVLHFEGIPTVKPAVEPAGIFTEADGVATGVLGLLMGWAARRFIFAPVVTAPEGTVGDEENERFDPVSASLKETVKWNLWGWRDKTKISVVRTGAAVVTTVVGTYLDTALGIRGVDQVGAGVYAGVWGLAVVLTGVALTYVGSI, translated from the exons ATGCCCCGAATCAaagaggcggcggcggacgCCCTTACCGCAGTGGAAAAGGCGTCTGACACGGTTGCCCACCTGGCCACGCGCGCCGAGATCGCTGCGGGGGATGCGGTCGTTGCTGCTCCTGCCACCATCGCCCGGTCGTTGCCCGGGGATACGGCGAGACTTGccctgggggtggggatgagtttcggggttgaggtggtggggaggtgggtggtcaGGTATTTGAccaagggggagggggttgatgggatgttggaggatgggagggatgatttggttgtggttgggtggaggat ACTCGTACTAGCACTGGGTTGGCTCAGTGACTTTGACGGTTGGGATTTGGCTTCGCTGGCTTTGCTTTCGCATGGTCCTGCG ACGTTTCTTGTCTCTGTCTTTTACGGCATTCGCTGGTTGACCGCCGGCGCCTATCTCGGTGTGGAGGTCGTATCAACTGCCTTGCCGTTCCTCCTTTTGCGTCATCTCTCCGGTGACGGGGGCAAGGAGAGTGCTGCCACACCGAACAGGGAGATCGTCACCGACAAGTGGATTCAGCTTCTTACTAGCCTTCAGGCGGGATTGGTCTACAGTGTTGTGCTCTTCCTGGCTGGCAGGACGTTCCTGTCGGATGTGTTTGTGCTCCACTTTGAGGGGATTCCTACTGTCAAGCCTGCCGTTGAGCCGGCGGGCATCTTTACGGAAGCGGATGGGGTCGCGAcgggggttttggggttgttgatggggtgggcTGCTAGGAGGTTCATCTTTGCGCCTGTGGTTACGGCTCCCGAGGGGACGGTCggggatgaggagaatgAGAGGTTTGATCCTGTGAGTGCGAGCTTGAAGGAGACGGTCAAGTGGAATttgtgggggtggagggacaAGACGAAGATTTCGGTTGTGAGGACGGGCGCGGCTGTGGTTACTACAGTTGTGGGCACGTATTTGGATACGGCATTGGGGATTAGGGGCGTTGATCAGGTTGGGGCGGGGGTCTATGCTGGTGTTTGGGGATTGGCGGTTGTGTTGACGGGGGTGGCGTTGACGTATGTGGGGAGCATCTGA